The region TAGCAAAGAATGAAACACTGTGATAACCTGTTATTGAGAATGAAATGTGCAAAGTTTTTACAGGGCAAATTGgcaccagaaaaaaaataataatcaaaaaataaaatgtccatATTCATTATTCCAGCAATATCACTACTAGGAATTTATCCCTTGCATATAGTCATTAAAGAATGTCAAGATATCTATAGTCATCCAGTGTTTATTATAGCATTGTCTGTATAGACATAAAGCTTGAGATtatctaaatgttcatcaacaaggTACTGGCTATGTTAGCGAGTCCAAGCTCCTACTCTTCACTTCACGACAGGTCAATAAATACAGAAGTTGTTAgggcaaggaatagtgactttccagaaagccagcagactgaaaagatggtggactagtgtcccaaaTGACCATCTTACTCAAGTTAGAAttcaaatttcttttctattaaaagagcttccctgatagctcagctggtaaagaatccgcctgcaatgtggggagacctgggtttgatccataggttgggaagattccctggagaagggaacgctaccctctccagtattctggcctggagactatatatataatcataaagaaaCAGACAGTttcgctttcacttcactttattttaaaaggggGAGGAGGTATGGTTGGTTGTTGGGAACTCCTTGGTGCTGGAATCCTTTGCTCTTGTTGCTGTCTGCCTAAGTCAAGTCATGATGTTTCTGTAAACCTGCAACAAAACAAAGGTTATTTtatgttctgcaactttttatctctctACGAATGGAAACATGTTATACCTTTGAAAGTTAGAGCCTTGAGGATGGGCTATCCTGTATgtttcaggctataggcaacattcttaacTTGTAGGGAAGGCAGTAGAATACaaagattaaagtaaaagaaacagatccaataaggagtcagatttgttcttccttaTCACAGTTAGATCCCTGAAGGAGTGAAGTGAGGGAGAGCTGATTGTGTTAAGTGTGTGTGTTGAGTACTTTTCAAAAGTGTATTCTATTCATCagtagaaatattttttcctggaaGGATGGACTCAATGAACcaaggaaaaaggagagaggggCTGCAGGCGAGGCCTTAAAAGGGCTGTGCGTAcacgctaagtcatgtcagtcatgtccaactctttgcaaccccatgtactgtagccttccaggttcccctgtccatgggattctccaggcaaaaagacaactggagtgagttgtcatgccctcccccgagggatcttcccaacccagggattaaacccgcttcttttgtcttctgcattggtgggttctttaccactaatgccacctgggaagcccaaagagggCTGTACCTTTCATTTTTATACAGTACAGAACTGTTTCGCTTTTTGCatgacattttattgttttatgcttttaaaaaatgttaactgcagactttcctggtggtccagtggttaaaaatccactttccaatacaggggatgtgggtttgatccctgatcaagaaactaagatctcacataccacagggcaactaagcccacatatgacaactactgagcctatgtacCTCAACAAAGACCCTGTAtagccaaatttttaaaaataaataaatgttaactggAATTATCTTCATGTTGCTATTATTGCCATCCTTGTTTTCCTCATAATATATTTTGGTATTAAaccaaataaatgttttgttttggatttgtgtgtgtgttttttaagggTCCCACTAAGTGCCAATGaagatgaataaagaaataacatGTTTAATTGCACTTGGGTAAAATTTCAGAACTTAAAGTGTAAGGAGAAAAATCACGTActcttccagaaagaaaaaaataaaaggttacaTATGAAGAAATGAGATTAAGTCTGACACCAGATTTTGCATCAGGTTTTGaaggaaaattaatttgaatCTGGAACTCTACAGCCAACCAAAAATACCaccaaaaggaaagataaaaataaagacattttctgaAATCCAAGGAGTCAGAAAAGGTAACATTAAAGAACAGCCAATGAAAAATATCACTCAAGAAAATGTCCcactaaaacaaaataattcaaaaaaacaGTAAgcgagattttaaaaatagaagctgCATGTTagcagaaatataaacaaagaaaaaaataaacagacactCGTTTTGGAATTGGATCTCTGGAACATTCTTCTTTGACCTACAGATGTTTAGAAACTGAaggttattttcttctttagagcTCCAGTCATGCAACTTGACTCTCTAGCAAATAATATTTACACAATTGTAACATCAGAATTACTTGTTGTAATAACGGTATTTATGTGGGGTTTAATATCTTAGATTCACTCTGTAGACAAAACATAGAATGAaatgaacagaacagaaaacttGACAAAGTAAAGGGGAAATTTTACTTTGCTGAAAGTCAGGGAGCTAAATTCCCTAAATTCCTTTAGCTGCAATTAGTGTATCAAAGCCAGGCCTGGTTGATTAGGGTTTAGGGGTTCTGTTAAAGAGCCCAGGCCAGATGGAAAGGAAGTGGCTTCAGGGCTGTACTGGAGGTGTTTTAACTTCCCCAGAGAGATTGTCTTCATCTCCTCCCAGCTGTCACTGGCATCATGTTGTTAGCTTGAATCAGCCATAGTATGATATTTACACCAAAGATATGGCAAACTCTATGCATTTTTACCTCCTAGAGAGGCTTGTTGTGAGACATTTACCAGCATATCCCTGAGCCTGAAGGAGCATTAGAATAAAAAGGAAGATGAAGGTGGTGAAGGCAGGTGGTGGAGGCCACAAGGGTAGATGAGCTAGGGGAATTAGTGGTGTTCTTAGTGAAATTTTTTAAGATAGGAGTTAGCAAACTTTTCCCTAAAGGTTCCAGTGAGtagctgtgctgagtcactcagtcatgtctgactctttgtgaccccatggactgtagcccaccaggctcttctgtgcatggggattctccaggccagaatactggagtgagttgccatgtcctcttccaggggatcttcccaaaccagggatcgaaccctggtctcccgcattgcaggtggactctttctgagccaccagggaagcccatgaatactggagtgggtggcctatcccttctccaggggatcttcccagcccaggacttgaactggggtctcctgcattgcaggcagacattttaccagctgagctaccggggaagctcTCCAGTGAATAGAACCATCTCAGAACTACTCAGCTTGGCGTTACAGCTCAGAAGCAGCCACAGACTACGctaatgagcatggctgtgttgcCATAACACTTTAATTTACAAGTTAACTGGACAGCCCCTGAGCCATACATTAATAGTTTGTCAAACCCTGGACTAAGATAAATCCCCCAGAAGGGCAATTCAGATTGGCCCAGAAAGTGACACAGCACTCACAACTGTAGGGAGCTAGATATTTGACCTAGAAGTTCTTTCTCTGGCTCCCCTTGGCCTCCAAGTGGCTTGAAGGATTCAAAAATTCCTGTATCCCAACAGGTGCCGAAACACAAGGGTGCTGTATTAGATAGGATTAGGTTTGGTTTAAAGCAgcttaaactgtggaaaattcttagagagatgggaatgccagaccacctgacctgcctcctaagaaacctgtatgcaggtcaagaagcaacagttagaacaagacacggaacaacagactgattccaaattgggaaaggagtatgtcaaggctgtttatggTCACcacgcttatttaacttctatgcagagtacatcatgagaaatgctgggctggatgaagcacaagctggaatcaagattgcaggtagaaatatcaataacctcaatatgcagataacatcaccctaatggcagaaagcaaagaggaactaaagagcgtcttgatgaaggttaaagaacaaagtgaaaaagctggcttaaaattcaacattcagaaaactaagatcatggcatctggtcccatcgcttcatggcaaatagatggggaaaaaatggaaacagtgacagattttattttcttgggctccaaaatcactgcggatggtgactgcagccatgaaattaaaagacacttgctccttggaagaaaaatcttGACTTTTAAACCTTGACtttgtattgaaaagcagagacatcgctttgccaacagatgtctgtatagtcaaagctatggcttttccagtaatcacgtatggatgtgagagttggaccataaggaaggttgagtgccaaataattgatgctttcatactgtggtcctggagagtcccttggatagcaaggagataaaaccagttaatcctaaaggaaatcaaccctgaatattcattggaaggattgatgctgaagctgaagctccaatactatggcacccgatgcaaagagttaactcattggaaaagaccctgatgctgagaaagactgagggcaagaggagaagagggcaacagaggatgagattgttggatggcatcatcaactcaatgtacatgagtttgagcaaactcagggaggtagTGAAGGTCAAGGAagccagatgctgggaaagattgaaggcaggaggagaaggggatcacagaggatgagatggttgaatgggatCAAcggctcaatagacatgagttttagcaaggtctgggagttggtgatcgacggagaagactggcatgctgcagtacatagggttgcaaagagtcagacaggactgagtgactgaactgaactgaacggaacgaAGCCTGGTGTTgggcagtccatgaggtcacaaagagtcagacatgactgagcaactgaacaataacatagTAGATTAAAAACACGATTTAACAGTATCTTAGAACACTTGATTTATTCTCTCATATAAAAGCATTGAGTTTGGCTATTCAGGCTGGTAAAGTGTGAAAGATCCGCCTGATCTTTCCTCACCATCAGGCCTGGGCACAGCTCTCATGGCCACAATGGCTACTGAAGCCCTGCCATTATATCCCACATCCATCAGGCAGGAGGAGGGAAGCAGAAGCGGgcagccctccccaccctcagGGGAGCCTGCACTCAGAAGGGCCCATACTCAGTTTAACAAGATGGTGGACTGTTACTGTTTTAAAATCTAACTCATGTTCTCTTTGAGCTTAGGTTTTGTAAATGCAATCCAATGGGACCAGGGAAAATGTCCACGAGCAGAGGAGACTAGCGTCGAGCAGAGGAGACTAGCGTAACATGCCATCGCCCACTGCAGCCCTCGTTCTCACACAACATAGATAATGCCTGCCACGTAGCTTCAACGATGCACTTATCTTGGATTCTGACATGCACTCGGAAGGACCTCCATGAAAGCATTAATTTAATGCTCTGTATTCCTATTTTGAATTCGTAATTAATTCTACCTTTGAACTTGTGCTTTGTAAGTGAAGTCCAGTAGGACAAAGGCTGATGTTTAGTATGTGTGTCTTCCATTTGCACATGTGCCAGGACTCACAACATGCAAGCTTTCAGCAAGACTCAAAGTGAGTACAGATAAGGGTGTTACAATCTGTGACTGAGTGAGTGGGAGCCCACGGCCCTGAGAGGCCATGCTTTCCACTGGAATTAGAACTTGCTTCAAATGCAGAAAGAAGGCAGTGGTATTTTAGGAAACACAAGAAACCAAGGAACCCACCTATATCCTTTCTGACTTGTGTTGCTTCCCTGTATCAGTTAGTCACTCACTTTGAAAATGATGACAGATAAATGATAGGGTAACGCAGAGTTCATCTGATGTTCAGTCCTTTAATTATCAGTAAGGTGAAGGTAGAGAATGTTGGTACCATGTGAGCATACCAAgatgtaaaattaaaatgttggTTTTATGCAACATTTTCACTGTGTTATGAGTAAAATACAAGTGCATGCATGATCTATGAAATATAAGCTGCATAATTTCTGTAATTCTTGTATATGAGTTAAACgctcttaaattttttatttaaaactggCCTTGTACAATTTGAAGATGAATGGTAAAATTCATAGTAATGgtatacaattttaatttttttacataaatatgaCAGTAAATATTGAATAAAAAACACCATGATGAATCAAGAGAGAGgttgcagaagaaagaaaaaacgaTATTTTAGTACCTCTGGTGgtactttgaaatttttttcttttacctgtttatttttggttgtgctgggtctttgttgctctgtgcCGGCTTTCTCCTcattgtggaacacaggctttaAGTGCTCGGGCTTaataattgtggtgcatgggtttaattgctctgaggcatgtggaaccttcccgaACTAGGGACGGAACCGcagtcccctgtattggcagatggattcttatccactgcaccaccagggaagtcctgtagtaGTACTTTTATTCTAGATTTTTGAACAAGGGGGCACTGGGTCCTGCAAATTCCAGAGCTGCCATGGAGCACATTAGCCTTGGCTGTCATATGGCTTGGTCTCAACTCCATGTCAACTGCCAGGAGCCGATGCCCCTCTCCTCAAAGAGAGTAGCAGAGGTCCAGAGGACCTGGTGTGTTGAGGGCCTCCCTAAACTTCAGTGGTTATAATAAGGACCCTTATTTACCCAAATTCCCAGACAGCATCTTGAGGAGAGGAAGGGCAGGACAGTGAGTGTTCCAAAAGACTGGAAACCAGCCACATGAGGGAGTTCAGCTCCAAACAGACTGAACACCCAGACTGAGAGGAGGCCGTTCCACATGGAGAGCTGATACAGTGTTAGAGGAAGCCCAGGCTTCCCCCTGCACGGTAGGGTGGCACTGCCAAGGAAGACCCTCATCTTCTTTGCAGATCTGAAGGGCATGTGCACTTATGCAAGCCTGCTACCCTGGGCCCAAGACATTTTCTGTCTGAAATACACTCCTTCCTGCTCCTCTTCCCTCACTCCACCCCTCGTCCTGTAACCCTGGTCACCTGGCTAACTTCTCACCTTTCTATACTCAGCTTATTATCTCCCcccaggaaggcttccctgacACCCCACCCTCATTGGCCCCTCCGGTATTGTAACCTGCCCATCTGCATACCAAAGGAGCAGTTTGAATGACATCAGACATAGCACTTGTCTTGGAGCCTTCCTGCTGGTCCTGTATCctctttggggcttccccggtggctcagctagtaaagaagccgcctgtaatgtgggagacctgggtttgatccctgggctgggaagatcccctgaagaagggaacagctaaccactccagtattctggcctggcaaatagacatgactgaacaacttaccACCTTCACTTTACCCTCTTCGAGGCAGTTTCTCCATGCGGAAGATGGGGTAATCATACCAGACCCACCCTccttattgaattttttaaaatttagcttgTGAACAGGTTCTACATATGCCTAGAACACAATTCAGAAGGTATATAAGGACACATAGTGAAAAATCACTCTCCTCCCcacttctctccttttgattcccggTTGTCTTTGGAGAAGACACCAGTTTGTCACCAGTTTCTTTAGCTTCCTTCCATAGACATGTGTGTAAAGTgtgttaagctgcttcagtcgtgtccgactctcgcaaccccatggactgtggcccaccaggctcctctgtccacgggttctccaggcaagaatgctggagagggttgccattcccttctccaggttccATAGACATACCATGTGTTTTAGAGCAAATATGTTGTCCATCACCCCCTATGTAGCATTCCTGGGTAGGAGAGTGCGTAACCTGCCTCTAACTACGAGGAAGCATCAGACAAATGAGggatattttgtctttttaagtgGCAGTCACAGAGCATCAAAATCACAAAACAAAGAAAGGCTGTGGATATGTTCAAGAACTAAGAGAATGGTAGATTAGATAAAAGCACTGTATTTGtgttaaatttactgaagttGGTAAGTGTACATAAGAAAGGGAAACAGGGCATACATGTTAAAGAATATGGAGTAATCATTAACAATAGGTGAATTTGGGTAAAGCATTGATGaccatttttattgtatttttatttttgcaatttaTGTCTACATTTGAGATTATTTCTCCTAAACCACTTTATATTCATATTTGTGGGTTCAagtatttgcaaattattttacTCACTAAACTTTATTTGGAGCCCCAAATTGACACTTCAGGCACTGTTACAGTCATATGCAGACGTGCAGAGCAGGGACAAATCTGTGTTGTCCAACATGCGAGTTCCCAGCTAAGGTCAAACAAAGCAGTCCCCTGCCTCCCCGCTTCAGCTCTCAGCCTGTAAATAATCGTCCTCTTTGCACTCTATTTAGTGCCATGTTTCGCAaaattttgtgctttttgttgacAATTTTTTCCATAAAACTGTCCAATCTTAGTGCTGAAGAGCTGTCTAGCACTCCTGGGCACACAAGAAAACTTTGATGTTCCTTCCAGAGAAGATACAGGTGCTCTTAGATGAGCTTGGTTCAGGCGTGAGTTCTAATGCTGTTGGCTATGAGCTCAatgaaaatgaatcaaaaatACAAATTACATAAAATGTCTTTAAACAGAAGCAGTAAAGTTATGTATgtgttcatcagttgatgaaaATATAGTGAGCAGAGCTTGCAGGAACCTAACCCTGCATTTCCCCTGGGAACCATAGTTCAGTATCTGTTAATTCAGGGTTTGTGGCAACTTTATAGAACATAACTACTATAAGTAACAAGAATCAACTGTTTCTACGTCTTGTATTTCCTACACGAACGATAGAATACAAGCAGCACTGTTCTGTACTATATGAATATGTTTAACAATGTTCATAGAGATCTTGCTGTTAGCTTGCATTCGTTCTTTTTGGGGGACCACAAAAAAACCTGTATTTTTATACTGGGGAGAGGGAGTAGAAAAGAAGTAGCCCCTATACTGGGCCCTATTCAGTGGGAGCTTCTTGTTCCATAGGGTTAAGGAAGACTTTGAGGAAATGAAAGTTGTTTGGAAAAATCCAGGTGTAGTTGCTTTGCATGTTGTGATGGGTAAAAGGGATGAAGTGTGAAGGCCCCTCACACCCTCCACGTTGCTTCAGACTATGTCCTGGAACCCGGGGGCAGAGAAAGCGCCACTTTCATTCCTGCTTCTTGGGGTTGTTGACGGCCATGTAATGATGGAGAACAGCAAGCAGGAAGACTGACACACCCAGCATGTTGGCAAAGATGGGGAGCTGCACATCCGTGAGCACGCGTATCAGGGGGTTCAGCTCCAGACATGGTCTGCACACTGACTTGAGGGAGGAAGCCTGGACCGGACGTTTGCAGCGCTCTGCATTCATTCTTGATccgttctttgtttcttttcaatcAGGTGAACGACACATGATCTACGGAGATCAGCCTCTTTTCTCAGCCACCCCAGTGCTCACTCAGTGGGCCCATATAGCCAGCTGGCCACAGTAGGGGGTTTTGTGGGcatttggggttttttggttgcttttttttttttttttgctgttgttcattctTTTGAACAGACACCTGGGATTCATCATATGAGTGTTTCTTAATTGGTCTGACTAATCTTCTAGTGACAAAcatttgtgttttatcttttcaaaatgtcaCAGTCTTGCATATAGGACTTCCGTGGCATCTCCTGGTTCCTGGGataaaattttaagtcctttaATCTCAGTAGGTAAGACTAGgtgtttccagtgcaggggcgAGGGTCTGATCCATGGTCAgaaaactaaatcccacatgctacgTAGTGtggtgaaataaaacatttaaagccCTTATCCATGACCTGCCAGACAGTCTCACGCAGCGAGCTGGTATCTGCAGGTCTCCCCTCCAGCCT is a window of Ovis aries strain OAR_USU_Benz2616 breed Rambouillet chromosome 1, ARS-UI_Ramb_v3.0, whole genome shotgun sequence DNA encoding:
- the LOC114112886 gene encoding dolichyl-diphosphooligosaccharide--protein glycosyltransferase subunit 4-like; this translates as MNAERCKRPVQASSLKSVCRPCLELNPLIRVLTDVQLPIFANMLGVSVFLLAVLHHYMAVNNPKKQE